A stretch of Vigna angularis cultivar LongXiaoDou No.4 chromosome 4, ASM1680809v1, whole genome shotgun sequence DNA encodes these proteins:
- the LOC108330886 gene encoding probable histone chaperone ASF1A: MEVFFGVFKPSPANNRKVRFLRFPTFFDWFIDSLSEKKRKEKRRINSNISMSAVNITNVTVLDNPASFLTPFQFEISYECLTALKDDLEWKLIYVGSAEDETYDQLLESVLVGPVNVGNYRFVLQADPPDPSKIREEDIIGVTVLLLTCSYLGQEFIRVGYYVNNDYDDEQLREEPPPKVLIDRVQRNILSDKPRVTKFPINFHPENNENEEQPPPSEHPSETGEDPLALVDRDPADRKDS, encoded by the exons ATGGAGGTATTTTTTGGTGTCTTCAAACCCTCTCCCGCCAACAACAGGAAAGTGCGGTTCTTGAGGTTTCCAACATTCTTTGATTGGTTCATTGATTCATTGtctgagaagaagagaaaagaaaagagaagaatcAACAGCAACATCAGCATGAGTGCTGTGAACATCACCAACGTCACCGTCCTTGACAACCCTGCTTCCTTTCTCACCCCTTTTCAGTTCGAGATTTCCTATGAGTGCCTCACCGCTCTCAAAGACG ATTTGGAATGGAAGCTCATATATGTTGGATCTGCTGAGGATGAGACCTATGACCAATTATTAGAAAGTGTCCTTGTTGGTCCTGTCAATGTTGGAAACTATCGCTTCGTTTTACAG GCAGATCCACCGGATCCATCAAAGATTCGTGAAGAAGATATAATTGGTGTGACAGTGCTTCTGTTGACGTGCTCTTATCTGGGACAGGAATTTATTCGTGTTGGCTATTATGTGAACAATGATTATGATGATGAGCAGCTGAGAGAGGAACCCCCACCAAAGGTGTTAATTGATCGGGTTCAAAGGAACATTTTGTCTGATAAACCCAGGGTCACGAAGTTCCCCATCAATTTCCACCCTGAGAACAATGAAAATGAAGAGCAACCCCCTCCGTCCGAGCACCCATCTGAAACTGGAGAAGATCCACTTGCCTTAGTTGATCGTGATCCTGCAGATAGGAAGGATTCTTAA
- the LOC108331274 gene encoding replication factor C subunit 3, whose product MVNGDHNLPNPTMKQSNVNVSDHQSMSKNHISPNRRRFRSRRRKTTAACPLSSLNLRAYDIDGTNSPYYKGLTDQSLAIVNTIPSCAQPHPHAPSSYLLSSPYYKGLTDYSLVIRPWTPHNHPLPFPHNSLSYTPSPYYAGLLTHYTLLFHARSLQPSFTTNLPNIKNPTLKDLMLDPHHVGFVTQETAQVGNHALEELGEKTAAVVDQENDVDVEMVMTEEKALGESVFEQATHEVEGVSEEAIFDTKLMSDDDVVEEKPLGEKSSEKSEMDLWKEEEVKEVLPLVSSEAVVVSSESDYTWAAKYQPMALEEFICNKDIASQLKTMVEGGCGCSHFIFEGPPSVGKRSMIRAMLGEVFGSDRVQVEEEYKNFILKGEMIDSVQVRVKKSLHHVEVNLSETNGYEKHVIVDLFKETYGQVIDNSQPCYPENCKAIVLYEAEKLSIESLLYIKWLLEKYEGCNKVFFCCSDESKLQPVKPLCITLRLSSPSTQELATILENIAIAEGIQLSRHLIDTIILRSNNNLRQAIRSLEATCRNRDAVKENDVILTGWEQDILDIAKKIIQEQSPRQLYAIRRKLRSLMSHDVPPEFIYKSLVPELTTLVHHSLCPGIAKLDRDFMRPSEIKFETMKQHFCHVPKQSESDEKNTDSTKKNALTYLKVEEFIAKVMSWYKNWSEKDSKL is encoded by the exons ATGGTGAATGGCGATCACAACCTGCCAAATCCAACCATGAAGCAATCCAACGTTAACGTTTCCGATCATCAGAGCATGTCCAAGAACCACATCTCACCCAACCGTCGCAGGTTTCGGTCCAGAAGGAGGAAAACCACCGCTGCTTGCCCCCTCTCATCGCTCAACCTCCGCGCATACGACATCGACGGCACCAACAGTCCCTATTACAAGGGTCTGACTGACCAGTCCCTTGCGATTGTGAACACCATACCCTCCTGTGCTCAACCTCATCCTCACGCCCCTTCCTCCTACCTCCTTTCCAGTCCTTATTACAAAGGCCTTACGGACTATTCCCTTGTTATTCGTCCCTGGACTCCTCACAACCATCCTCTTCCTTTTCCCCACAACTCCCTCTCCTACACCCCTAGTCCTTACTATGCAGGTCTTCTCACTCACTACACCCTTCTCTTTCATGCACGCTCGCTTCAACCTTCTTTCACTACAAACCTTCCAAACATCAAGAACCCTACTTTGAAGGACTTGATGCTCGATCCTCATCACGTTGGCTTTGTTACTCAAGAAACTGCTCAAGTTGGCAATCATGCATTGGAGGAACTTGGGGAGAAAACTGCTGCTGTGGTTGATCAAGAGAATGACGTTGATGTTGAGATGGTGATGACTGAAGAGAAGGCCTTGGGGGAGAGTGTATTCGAGCAGGCTACTCATGAGGTTGAGGGTGTGTCAGAAGAAGCAATCTTTGATACAAAGTTGATGagtgatgatgatgttgttgaagaGAAGCCATTGGGGGAGAAATCATCGGAAAAGAGCGAGATGGATTTGTGGAAGGAAGAGGAAGTGAAAGAAGTGTTGCCTCTTGTTTCATCAGAAGCAGTTGTTGTTTCGTCTGAATCTGATTATACATGGGCAGCCAAATACCAACCCATGGCCTTGGAAGAGTTCATCTGCAACAAAGACATAGCAAGTCAACTCAAAACAATG GTAGAAGGTGGTTGTGGGTGCAGCCACTTTATATTTGAAGGACCACCAAGTGTGGGGAAGAGATCCATGATAAGGGCTATGCTTGGAGAGGTATTCGGCTCCGACAGGGTCCAG GTCGAAGAAGAATATAAAAACTTCATTTTGAAG GGAGAAATGATTGATAGTGTGCAAGTGCGCGTAAAGAAATCACTCCATCATGTCGAGGTGAATCTGTCAGAGACAAATGGATACGAAAAACATGTAATTGTTGATTTATTCAAGGAAACATATGGGCAGGTGATAGATAACTCGCAACCTTGTTATCCAGAAAACTGCAAAG CAATCGTTTTGTACGAGGCGGAGAAGCTGTCGATAGAATCGTTGTTGTATATTAAGTGGCTGCTAGAGAAGTACGAAGGGTGTAATAAGGTTTTCTTCTGTTGCTCTGATGAATCTAAGCTTCAACCTGTGAAGCCACTTTGCATCACTCTCCGCCTTTCATCGCCATCAACCCAAGAG CTAGCTACGATTTTGGAAAACATTGCAATAGCAGAAGGAATACAGTTATCACGCCACTTGATCGATACCATAATTTTGAGGTCCAACAACAACCTACGCCAGGCCATTCGTTCGTTAGAGGCCACTTGCCGAAATAG GGATGCTGTCAAAGAGAACGACGTGATTCTAACTGGTTGGGAACAAGATATTCTGGATATTGCCAAAAAAATAATCCAAGAACAAAGTCCACGACA GCTGTACGCCATTCGTAGAAAGCTACGAAGTCTTATGAGCCATGATGTTCCTCCTGAGTTTATTTACAAG TCTTTGGTACCAGAATTAACCACTCTTGTTCATCACTCGCTATGCCCAGGGATTGCCAAACTCGACAGGGACTTCATG AGACCCAGTGAAATCAAATTTGAAACCATGAAGCAGCACTTCTGTCATGTTCCAAAACAGTCCGAATCTGATGAGAAGAACACTGATTCAACAAAAAAGAATGCCTTAACTTACTTAAAAGTAGAAG AGTTTATAGCGAAAGTGATGAGCTGGTACAAGAATTGGTCTGAAAAAGACAGTAAGCTGTAG
- the LOC108331876 gene encoding MLO-like protein 1, with amino-acid sequence MSGGGEEGESLEFTPTWVVAAVCTVIVAISLAAERFLHFGGKYLKAKDQKPLYEALQKIKEELMLLGFISLLLTVTQNGITKICVPPAFTRHMLPCSLDLAPKHESHFQTFYFPGTPRRLLAATAAEHAPPHSEAEATETGTETGFCARKNKVPLLSVEALHHLHIFIFVLAVVHVTFSVLTVVFGGARIRQWKHWEDSIAKKNYETDRVLKPKVTDVQQHDFIRGRFSGFGKDSAIVGWMISFSKQFYGSVTKSDYVTLRHGFIMTHCKSNPKFNFHKYMIRALEDDFKQVVGISWYLWLFVVIFLLLNINGWHTYFWIAFVPVILLLAVGTKLEHVITQLAHEVAEKHAAIEGDLVVQPSDEHFWFHRPRVVLFLIHFILFQNAFEIAFFFWIWVTYGFDSCIMGQVRYIIPRLVIGVFIQVLCSYSTLPLYAIVTQMGTHYKRAIFNEHLQHNIVGWAQKAKKRKELKADGRPGQGSSQESGNTGIQLGSIFPKKASAPGDTSSAPKDDGTS; translated from the exons ATGAGTGGCggaggagaagaaggagagagtCTGGAGTTCACTCCCACGTGGGTGGTGGCCGCCGTATGCACAGTCATCGTCGCCATCTCCCTCGCCGCGGAGCGCTTTCTTCATTTTGGCGGAAAATATCTCAAAGCCAAAGACCAGAAGCCGCTCTACGAAGCACTGCAGAAGATTAAAgaag AGCTCATGCTTTTGGGCTTCATTTCCCTCCTTTTGACGGTTACACAAAATGGCATTACCAAAATCTGCGTTCCGCCGGCCTTCACGCGCCACATGCTTCCGTGTAGCCTTGACCTTGCTCCCAAACATGAATCTCATTTCCAGACATTTTATTTCCCGGGAACACCCAGACGCCTTCTCGCTGCCACTGCGGCGGAACACGCGCCTCCCCACTCCGAGGCTGAGGCGACTGAGACTGGAACCGAGACTGGGTTCTGCGCTCGCAAG AATAAGGTGCCTTTGTTGTCTGTGGAAGCGCTGCACCACCTCCACATCTTCATTTTTGTATTGGCTGTCGTACACGTCACCTTTTCCGTACTCACCGTTGTCTTTGGAGGTGCCAGA ATTCGTCAATGGAAACACTGGGAAGATTCAATTGCAAAAAAGAACTACGAAACCGACCGAG TTCTGAAACCAAAGGTGACCGATGTTCAGCAGCATGATTTTATCAGGGGccgtttttctggttttgggaAAGATTCTGCTATAGTCGGTTGGATG ATATCCTTTTCTAAGCAATTTTATGGATCTGTGACAAAATCAGATTATGTGACGTTACGACATGGTTTCATTATG ACCCACTGCAAGTCAAATCCGAAGTTTAATTTTCACAAGTACATGATTCGCGCCCTTGAAgatgatttcaagcaagttgTTGGTATAAG TTGGTATCTTTGGCTCTTTGTGGTTATCTTCTTGTTGCTCAATATCAATG GTTGGCATACATATTTCTGGATTGCTTTTGTTCCTGTCATT CTTTTGCTTGCTGTGGGCACTAAGCTCGAGCATGTAATAACTCAACTAGCTCATGAAGTGGCTGAAAAACATGCAGCCATAGAAGGTGACTTAGTTGTGCAGCCATCAGATGAACACTTTTGGTTTCATCGGCCCCGTGTTGTCCTCTTCTTAATTCACTTTATCCTTTTTCAAAATGCCTTTGAGATAGCATTTTTTTTCTGGATATGG GTTACATATGGGTTTGACTCGTGTATAATGGGACAAGTTCGATACATTATTCCGAGGCTCGTTATTGG GGTATTTATTCAGGTATTATGTAGCTACAGCACCCTGCCACTCTATGCAATAGTTACGCAG ATGGGAACTCACTATAAGAGGGCAATATTTAATGAGCATTTGCAACACAACATTGTTGGTTGGGCACAAAAGGCGAAGAAGAGGAAAGAACTAAAAGCTGATGGCCGTCCTGGCCAAGGAAGTTCTCAGGAGAGTGGTAATACAGGAATCCAGCTTGGCTCAATTTTCCCGAAGAAGGCATCTGCTCCAGGCGACACTTCTTCTGCCCCCAAAGATGACGGAACCAGCTGA
- the LOC108331699 gene encoding UTP--glucose-1-phosphate uridylyltransferase isoform X1: MTIHSIVIQKLLSTNAQVGRRVAAHHFKGYTYGFRNKMAIIDSDKTLICMRSAFNFIASLARHNARFMFINTNPLFDDIFNLMTKKVGSYSSSTSSLWRTGGFLTNSYSPKKFRSRNKKLVFGPTQSPDCIVIVDTDRKSTVINEAFKLQIPVVALVDSAMPLDVYNRIAYPVPANDSVQFVYLFCNLITKTLLHEKSKVAAAAADSREEALRKGKSKSKSKSDLDKVDITVVPYTSLAPLPEDTEETKKLLDKFVVLKFNGAQGRNMDLDGPKSAINIRDGQTFLDMIINQIEMLNSKYGCSVPLLLFNKNDTGDSSLKVLEKYSKSSVEVHTLKPGESGELKLSGEHSSKEEMHPFDDVEVFRPLMTGGTLDSLLSQGKEYILVLKSDNVATIVDPNILNHLMINDIEYCMEVTPNQSFNLVLTAMKFKLGEIARNQDKNLKNNFKLIDTTNMWVSLRAIKRFVDADELKQEKSSVFKFFGNVIGVSVPESRFFPLDVTSDLLLLQSDLYTCREGVLTRNPARTNHLNPVIDLGPEFEKINDFQSRFKSIPSIIELDSLRVRGDVWFGSNITLKGQVTISAKPDLKLEIPDGVTIENKEINDPADI; encoded by the exons ATGACGATCCATTCGATAGTGATACAGAAGCTGCTGAGCACGAATGCGCAGGTGGGTCGACGAGTTGCTGCTCACCATTTCAAGGGCTACACCTATGGCTTCCGCAACAAAATGGCCATCATCGACTCCGACAAAACCCTCATTTGCATGCGCAGTGCCTTCAACTTCATCGCCTCCCTCGCCCGCCACAACGCCCGCTTCATGTTCATCAATACCAATCCTCTATTCGACGACATCTTCAACCTCATGACCAAGAAGGTTGGCTCCTACTCCTCCTCAACCAGCTCCCTCTGGCGCACCGGCGGCTTCCTCACCAACAGCTACAGCCCCAAGAAGTTCCGCTCCCGCAACAAGAAGCTCGTCTTCGGCCCCACCCAGTCCCCCGATTGCATCGTCATTGTCGACACCGACCGCAAGTCTACCGTTATCAACGAGGCTTTCAAGCTTCAAATTCCCGTTGTTGCATTGGTCGACTCCGCCATGCCCCTCGATGTCTACAACCGCATTGCTTATCCTGTTCCCGCCAACGATTCTGTTCAATTTGTTTATCTGTTCTGTAATTTGATTACCAAAACACTGCTTCATGAGAAGAGCAAGGTTGCTGCTGCTGCGGCCGATTCTCG AGAAGAAGCTCTGCGCAAGGGCAAGAGCAAGAGCAAGAGCAAGAGCGATTTGGATAAGGTCGACATAACCGTAGTTCCCTATACTAGTTTAGCTCCCTTACCCGAAG ATACAGAGGAAACTAAGAAGCTTTTGGACAAGTTTGTTGTTTTGAAGTTCAATGGTGCCCAAGGAAGAAATATGGATCTTGATGGTCCCAA ATCTGCAATTAATATTCGTGATGGACAGACGTTCCTGGACATGATCATTAACCAGATTGAG ATGCTCAACTCCAAGTATGGATGCAGTGTTCCTTTGCTGCTTTTCAACAAAAATGATACTGGGGATAGTTCTCTAAAG GTTTTGGAGAAGTATTCGAAATCAAGTGTTGAAGTGCACACATTGAAGCCG GGTGAAAGTGGAGAATTGAAATTATCGGGTGAACATTCCAGTAAGGAGGAAAT GCATCCATTTGATGATGTGGAGGTGTTCCGTCCACTCATGACTGGTGGAACCCTTGATTCGTTATTGTCACAG GGTAAAGAGTATATCCTAGTGTTGAAGTCAGACAATGTGGCAACAATTGTTGATCCAA ATATACTAAATCATTTGATGATAAATGATATTGAATATTGCATGGAG GTGACACCAAACCAATCATTTAACTTAGTCTTAACCGCAATGAAATTTAAg CTTGGGGAGATTGCCCGCAACCAAGATAAAAAT TTGAAGAACAATTTCAAACTCATCGATACAACAAACAT GTGGGTGAGTTTAAGAGCCATCAAGAGATTTGTTGATGCTGATGAACTAAAGCAGGAGAAGTCCTCAGTTTTTAAG TTCTTTGGCAATGTAATTGGTGTATCCGTGCCCGAATCTCGGTTTTTTCCATTGGATGTAACATCAGATCTATTACTTCTCCAG TCGGATCTATACACTTGTAGAGAAGGTGTTTTAACTCGCAATCCAGCTAGAACTAATCATTTAAATCCTGTCATAGACTTGGGACCTGAATTTGAAAAG ATTAATGACTTCCAAAGTCGTTTCAAATCCATTCCAAGCATCATTGAGCTGGATAGTTTGAGGGTGAGAGGTGATGTGTGGTTTGGATCTAATATTACTTTGAAG
- the LOC108331699 gene encoding UTP--glucose-1-phosphate uridylyltransferase isoform X2: MTIHSIVIQKLLSTNAQVGRRVAAHHFKGYTYGFRNKMAIIDSDKTLICMRSAFNFIASLARHNARFMFINTNPLFDDIFNLMTKKVGSYSSSTSSLWRTGGFLTNSYSPKKFRSRNKKLVFGPTQSPDCIVIVDTDRKSTVINEAFKLQIPVVALVDSAMPLDVYNRIAYPVPANDSVQFVYLFCNLITKTLLHEKSKVAAAAADSREEALRKGKSKSKSKSDLDKVDITVVPYTSLAPLPEDTEETKKLLDKFVVLKFNGAQGRNMDLDGPKSAINIRDGQTFLDMIINQIEMLNSKYGCSVPLLLFNKNDTGDSSLKVLEKYSKSSVEVHTLKPGESGELKLSGEHSSKEEMHPFDDVEVFRPLMTGGTLDSLLSQGKEYILVLKSDNVATIVDPNILNHLMINDIEYCMEVTPNQSFNLVLTAMKFKLGEIARNQDKNLKNNFKLIDTTNMWVSLRAIKRFVDADELKQEKSSVFKTMPNLSIPPP, translated from the exons ATGACGATCCATTCGATAGTGATACAGAAGCTGCTGAGCACGAATGCGCAGGTGGGTCGACGAGTTGCTGCTCACCATTTCAAGGGCTACACCTATGGCTTCCGCAACAAAATGGCCATCATCGACTCCGACAAAACCCTCATTTGCATGCGCAGTGCCTTCAACTTCATCGCCTCCCTCGCCCGCCACAACGCCCGCTTCATGTTCATCAATACCAATCCTCTATTCGACGACATCTTCAACCTCATGACCAAGAAGGTTGGCTCCTACTCCTCCTCAACCAGCTCCCTCTGGCGCACCGGCGGCTTCCTCACCAACAGCTACAGCCCCAAGAAGTTCCGCTCCCGCAACAAGAAGCTCGTCTTCGGCCCCACCCAGTCCCCCGATTGCATCGTCATTGTCGACACCGACCGCAAGTCTACCGTTATCAACGAGGCTTTCAAGCTTCAAATTCCCGTTGTTGCATTGGTCGACTCCGCCATGCCCCTCGATGTCTACAACCGCATTGCTTATCCTGTTCCCGCCAACGATTCTGTTCAATTTGTTTATCTGTTCTGTAATTTGATTACCAAAACACTGCTTCATGAGAAGAGCAAGGTTGCTGCTGCTGCGGCCGATTCTCG AGAAGAAGCTCTGCGCAAGGGCAAGAGCAAGAGCAAGAGCAAGAGCGATTTGGATAAGGTCGACATAACCGTAGTTCCCTATACTAGTTTAGCTCCCTTACCCGAAG ATACAGAGGAAACTAAGAAGCTTTTGGACAAGTTTGTTGTTTTGAAGTTCAATGGTGCCCAAGGAAGAAATATGGATCTTGATGGTCCCAA ATCTGCAATTAATATTCGTGATGGACAGACGTTCCTGGACATGATCATTAACCAGATTGAG ATGCTCAACTCCAAGTATGGATGCAGTGTTCCTTTGCTGCTTTTCAACAAAAATGATACTGGGGATAGTTCTCTAAAG GTTTTGGAGAAGTATTCGAAATCAAGTGTTGAAGTGCACACATTGAAGCCG GGTGAAAGTGGAGAATTGAAATTATCGGGTGAACATTCCAGTAAGGAGGAAAT GCATCCATTTGATGATGTGGAGGTGTTCCGTCCACTCATGACTGGTGGAACCCTTGATTCGTTATTGTCACAG GGTAAAGAGTATATCCTAGTGTTGAAGTCAGACAATGTGGCAACAATTGTTGATCCAA ATATACTAAATCATTTGATGATAAATGATATTGAATATTGCATGGAG GTGACACCAAACCAATCATTTAACTTAGTCTTAACCGCAATGAAATTTAAg CTTGGGGAGATTGCCCGCAACCAAGATAAAAAT TTGAAGAACAATTTCAAACTCATCGATACAACAAACAT GTGGGTGAGTTTAAGAGCCATCAAGAGATTTGTTGATGCTGATGAACTAAAGCAGGAGAAGTCCTCAGTTTTTAAG ACAATGCCAAACCTATCAATACCCCCTCCATGA